AGGGTAATGACGCCCGTTGGGATGATAAGAAAGACGGCAATGAGCCGTAAAATGGTCGGATCAATATTGATATATTGCCCAAGGCCACCAAAAACTCCTGCAATTTTGCGATCCCAGCGACAACGGTATAGTTTTTTTATAGTCATGAAATCATTGTAGCGAGTGGTTTTTGATTTGACAATCGAAAACTTTATCGGCGGGAATGTAAAAGCGCTTGCGCTTTAAAAGCATAGAGCATTTACCTCAAGTTAATGGGCTCTTACAAAGAGAGCCTCGCAACTATTTCTGCATGCCCATTTTCAGAAGCCAACATCTTCCGATCATTATTCATTTTGATGTTGCTTTTTTCATGTTTTTTACTCTTTTTGCCCTCGGAGTTGGAATGGCACTTAGCTCTGCTTCAATCTCATCAATTGTTGGAAGTTGCCCTTTTAGCTTTTTAGGTAGGGTTGAAATGATTTTTGTCTCATATTCAGCTACTCCCATGGGCTTGTGAATATCCCGAAGTGCGTATTCTGCAATGAAATTGTCTTTGCTTTTGCAAATCAAAATACCAATGGTTGGATTATCTGTGGAATGTTTCATCAGATCATCAACGGCGGATAAATAGAAGTTCATCTTACCCGCAAATTCAGGTTTAAAATCAACTGTCTTAAGTTCAATCACCACAAAACATCTCAGTTTTAAGTGATAAAATAATAGGTCGATATAGAAGTCCTTGCTGCCTACAACCAAATTGACTTGTCTACCAACAAAGGAAAAGCCTTGACCTAACTCAGACAAAAATTTCTCAACGTGCTTGAGTAACCCTTCTTCTAGATCTTTTTCGATGTGTTCTCTAGCCAGCTCAAGAAAATCAAAGTTATAAGGGTCTTTCAGGGTATCATGAGCTAATTGTGAATGTGGATCGGGCAGTCTATCTTGAAAATTAGTAATGGCTTTGCCATGTCGTTTGTAAGTTTTTATTTTAATAGAGTCCACTAGAGCATTGCGAGACCATCCTTCTTGAATAACCATATTGACATACCAAAGGCGTTCATCGAGAGATTTAAGCCCTTCAAAAATAGCAATATTATGCCCCCATGGGATATTGAAAATAGGTAGGTTTTCTAATTTACCCACAGCCTGTGGGGAAATTGAATATGCCAGGTAAAATGCCCTCATTCTTCCCATATTTGTCTTGGAAAATCCTTCGATCCCCGGAAATTCATTCTGAATATCCCGCGCAACCCTATTTATAACGCCGGAGCCCCAACCATCTTTCTCCTGTCTTTCAACGATTTCCCGTCCTATATCCCAATACAGTCGAATTAGCTCTCGATTC
This region of Simkaniaceae bacterium genomic DNA includes:
- a CDS encoding PDDEXK nuclease domain-containing protein encodes the protein MKKTVSKRQSIVSADYGRFVTQLKKKIRSAQFKAALAVNRELIRLYWDIGREIVERQEKDGWGSGVINRVARDIQNEFPGIEGFSKTNMGRMRAFYLAYSISPQAVGKLENLPIFNIPWGHNIAIFEGLKSLDERLWYVNMVIQEGWSRNALVDSIKIKTYKRHGKAITNFQDRLPDPHSQLAHDTLKDPYNFDFLELAREHIEKDLEEGLLKHVEKFLSELGQGFSFVGRQVNLVVGSKDFYIDLLFYHLKLRCFVVIELKTVDFKPEFAGKMNFYLSAVDDLMKHSTDNPTIGILICKSKDNFIAEYALRDIHKPMGVAEYETKIISTLPKKLKGQLPTIDEIEAELSAIPTPRAKRVKNMKKATSK